One genomic window of Cercospora beticola chromosome 5, complete sequence includes the following:
- a CDS encoding uncharacterized protein (BUSCO:EOG09261RU1): MVGTRGPVPVPVQANGTDLTLDILEKLENTDPIHTEDAYPEVPQAQLKAALDRLASRAMLEYDTNDAERVVLTAEGQQIADEGSHEYKVWEAVKAAGKLGVKDPSLATPNAKVGLGNAMKLKWVKKDGDALVSLQESVRDQTREVLQFAAQAGSFPDAKQQKEFQKRKLVTTKKVITYSVRKGPRWAKEIPVEVTDLTAEMIEDGSWKTATFKPYNFKALGANQNAGTLHPLNKVREEFRKIFFNWDFIEMPTARFVDTGFWNFDALFVPQQHPARDLQDTFYVSDPAESGLPGPDPIADAALNKMEADSRLFATGTSDEVKPLDYKKYSEDVRAVHQEGKFGSIGYRAPYAESETTRLVLRTHTTAVSTYCLHRLAANPRPARYFSIDRVFRNETVDATHLAEFHQIEGVIADYGLTLGGLQAFLGKFFEQLGITNLRFKPAYNPYTEPSMEVFGFHRGLNKWVEIGNSGMFRPEMLLPMGLPEDLRVYGFGLSLERPTMIKYGVSNIRELLGHKVDLGFIESNPAVRLDKD, encoded by the exons ATGGTCGGCACGAGAGGTCCAGTGCCAGTGCCTGTGCAGGCCAATGGCACCGACCTGACACTGGACATCTTGGAGAAACTCGAGAACACCGATCCTATCCACACAGAAGATGCATATCCAGAAGTACCACAAGCTCAGCTCAAAGCTGCCCTCGACAGACTCGCGAGCAGGGCAATGCTGGAGTATGACACGAACGACGCAGAGCGAGTAGTACTCACGGCGGAAGGCCAGCAGATCGCAGACGAGGGCAGCCATGAATACAAGGTGTGGGAAGCCGTCAAGGCAGCGGGGAAGTTGGGGGTGAAGGATCCATCGCTCGCGACACCTAACGCCAAAGTTGGTCTGGGCAATGCGATGAAGCTCAAATGGGTCAAGAAGGATGGCGATGCACTGGTTTCGCTGCAGGAGAGCGTCAGAGATCAAACGAGAGAGGTTCTGCAGTTCGCAGCCCAAGCGGGTAGCTTCCCAGATGCCAAACAACAGAAGGAATTTCAGAAGAGAAAGCTGGTCACAACGAAAAAAGTCATCACATACAGTGTGCGGAAAGGACCACGTTGGGCAAAGGAGATTCCAGTAGAGGTGACAGACCTCACTGCGGAGATGATTGAGGATGGTAGCTGGAAGACTGCGACCTTCAAGCCATACAACTTCAAAGCACTCGGCGCGAACCAGAATGCTGGCACATTACATCCACTGAACAAAGTGCGAGAGGAATTCCGCAAAATCTTCTTCAACTGGGACTTCATTGAGATGCCGACAGCACG CTTCGTAGACACCGGCTTCTGGAACTTCGATGCCCTCTTCGTTCCGCAACAACATCCCGCTCGTGACCTGCAAGACACCTTCTACGTCTCAGATCCAGCCGAATCTGGTCTCCCAGGGCCCGACCCGATCGCAGACGCCGCCCTGAACAAGATGGAAGCCGATTCGCGCCTTTTCGCCACGGGCACTTCTGATGAGGTTAAGCCTCTAGACTACAAGAAGTACTCCGAAGATGTGCGCGCAGTCCATCAGGAAGGCAAGTTCGGGTCCATCGGCTACCGTGCTCCCTATGCCGAATCAGAAACGACTCGTCTTGTCCTCCGAACACATACTACTGCTGTGTCCACATACTGCCTGCACCGACTAGCAGCAAATCCACGGCCCGCGCGATACTTCTCGATCGACCGTGTCTTCCGGAACGAAACCGTTGATGCTACGCACTTGGCAGAGTTCCACCAAATAGAAGGCGTCATTGCAGATTATGGCCTGACTCTTGGTGGCCTGCAAGCTTTCCTGGGCAAGTTCTTCGAGCAACTCGGCATCACAAACCTGCGCTTCAAGCCCGCGTACAACCCATACACCGAGCCTTCTATGGAAGTCTTCGGTTTCCACAGAGGTCTCAACAAGTGGGTCGAGATTGGTAACTCTGGCATGTTCCGACCAGAGATGTTATTACCCATGGGCCTGCCGGAAGACCTACGAGTGTATGGCTTCGGTCTTTCGCTAGAACGACCTACCATGATCAAGTACGGTGTATCAAACATCCGAGAACTTCTTGGACATAAGGTCGATCTAGGGTTCATTGAAAGCAATCCTGCGGTCAGGTTGGACAAGGATTAG
- a CDS encoding uncharacterized protein (CAZy:GH18): MRFTTVLLSLLGLASSLPSEVTTLEKRADAYNPPRNLAYIQTFRRVDGGKFSMLPLIQNPTQVTHLYISALHINPDPKGMHLNDNHPNDTIWNNMWSEVKQVQSAGKKVMYMMGGAAPGSYPRLCSGPRNTINESYYMPLYWELKYRKLDGIDLDIEERVNVNCPYNLLQRLNKDFGSKFIITMSPVASELQPQPYGLGGFSYKTLDYYATNSQKPNGKIVNWFNCQFYNGWGDAGTPNGYNAIVKNGYPADRVVLGTLTSSFNGGSGWKNLTTIQRTIRILKANYGSKFGSVNGWEYWDAGRSDNINEPYKWVGQIGNTIFGTRNTFKRQESVPQDFNSTITPAKSPWPQLTDRLLKLGVVRLETIQVLNQTNGDIRKAADLLGLGNLLGNLPI, encoded by the exons ATGCGGTTCACCACGGTGCTCTTGTCCTTGCTGGGGCTCGCATCTTCGTTACCGTCGGAGGTAACGACGCTCGAGAAGCGAGCTGATGCTTACAACCCACCACGAAACCTGGCATACATCCAAACATTCAGACGCGTCGATGGCGGGAAATTCTCGATGCTCCCGTTGATTCAAAACCCGACACAAGTCACTCACCTCTACATCTCGGCTCTGCACATCAATCCTGATCCAAAGGGAATGCATCTGAATGACAACCATCCAAATGACACTATATGGAACAATATGTGGAGCGAAGTCAAGCAAGTACAGAGTGCAGGGAAGAAAGTGATGTACATGATGGGCGGCGCAGCACCCGGGAGTTATCCAAGGCTCTGTAGTGGTCCTAGGAACACCATCAACGAGTCCTACTATATGCCATTGTACTGGGAGCTCAAGTATCGGAAATTGGACGGCATTGACTTGGACATCGAAGAGAGGGTCAATGTCAATTGCCCTTACAACCTGCTGCAACGTTTGAACAAGGATTTCGGTTCAAaattcatcatcaccatgtcCCCAGTCGCATCTGAATTGCAGCCACAACCTTATGGTCTCGGCGGTTTCTCCTACAAGACTCTCGACTACTACGCGACCAACTCTCAGAAGCCAAATGGCAAGATCGTCAATTGGTTCAACTGCCAGTTCTATAACG GCTGGGGAGATGCAGGCACACCAAATGGCTACAATGCCATCGTCAAAAACGGTTATCCCGCCGACCGCGTCGTCCTCGGCACTCTCACGAGCTCCTTCAACGGTGGCAGCGGCTGGAAGAACCTCACCACGATTCAGAGGACCATTCGGATCCTCAAAGCCAACTACGGCAGCAAATTCGGCTCAGTCAATGGATGGGAATACTGGGATGCTGGAAGAAGCGATAACATCAATGAGCCGTACAAGTGGGTTGGACAAATTGGCAATACCATCTTTGGAACAAGGAATACGTTCAAGAGGCAAGAGTCTGTGCCACAGGACTTCAACTCGACTATCACGCCTGCGAAGAGTCCTTGGCCGCAGTTGACGGATAGGCTGTTGAAGTTGGGTGTCGTGAGACTGGAGACCATTCAGGTTTTGAACCAGACGAATGGAGATATCAGGAAAGCTGCGGATTTGCTGGGATTGGGAAACCTGTTG
- a CDS encoding uncharacterized protein (CAZy:GT2_Chitin_synth), translating into MAYHPPGGGHGGYDLHDTPGGSGQPYHQPPHRDSEDEEVERSLLHGNPSGPFQGPFDEPHSRSGTPGGHDPKGYNLEESYVGQPPNYGYTEYHGSATTLQDPGYGAPDRVPSPYSRSETGSTEAWRQRQQPGAAAGGLKRNATRKVKLVQGAVLSADYPVPSAIQNAVQAKYRNDLESGSEEFTHLRYTAATCDPNDFTLKNGYNLRPAMYNRHTELLIAITYYNEDKTLTSRTLHGVMQNIRDIVNIKKSEFWNKGGPAWQKIVVCLVFDGIDPCDKGTLDVLATIGIYQDGIMKKDIDGKETVAHIFEYTTQLSVTANQQLIRPLDDGPSTLPPVQMMFCLKQKNSKKINSHRWLFTAFGRILNPEVCILLDAGTKPGHKALLALWEAFYNDKDLGGACGEIHALLGKGWRNLLNPLVAIQNFEYKISNILDKPLESSFGYVSVLPGAFSAYRFRAIMGRPLEQYFHGDHTLSKQLGPKGIEGMNIFKKNMFLAEDRILCFELVAKAGSKWHLTYVKASKGETDVPEGAPEFIGQRRRWLNGSFAATLYSLMHFGRMYRSGHNILRMFFFHIQLLYNIATVTLTWFSLASYYLTTAVIIDLVGTPGSSNDQRAFPFGNTVTPILNTCVKYIYLAFLLLQFILALGNRPKGSRWTYIVSFSVYAIIQFYIIVDSFYLVYHAFGSGTGFVTDQGADDFIKSFVSSTGAGIIIIALAATFGLYFVASFLYLDPWHMFTSFIQYLLMMTSYINILMVYAFSNWHDVSWGTKGSDKADALPSATTQKGADGKATVIEEPDLAQADIDSQFEQTVKRALTPYIAPKEDTKKTLEDSYKSFRTRLVTFWIFSNALLAVAITSDNFDKFGFTSGANDRTANFFRALLWATAALSFIRFLGCVYFLFKSGLLSCCARR; encoded by the exons ATGGCATATCATCCCCCTGGCGGCGGCCATGGCGGCTACGACTTGCACGACACTCCTGGCGGCAGCGGC CAACCATACCATCAGCCCCCGCATCgagacagcgaagacgaggaagtaGAGCGCTCACTGCTTCACGGAAACCCCAGTGGACCTTTCCAAGGCCCTTTCGACGAACCACACTCACGCTCTGGCACGCCTGGCGGCCACGATCCCAAGGGCTACAATCTGGAGGAGTCCTACGTGGGCCAGCCGCCCAATTATGGCTACACAGAATATCATGGCAGCGCCACAACGCTCCAGGACCCAGGCTATGGTGCTCCCGATCGAGTGCCTAGCCCATATTCGAGGAGTGAGACGGGCAGCACCGAAGCTTGGagacagcgacagcagcctggagctgcagctggTGGCCTGAAGCGCAATGCCACGCGTAAGGTCAAGCTCGTGCAGGGTGCTGTGCTCAGTGCAGACTACCCAGTGCCGTCTGCCATTCAAAATGCAGTACAGGCAAAATACCGCAACGACCTGGAAAGTGGCAGCGAGGAATTTACACACCTGCGCTATACAGCCGCGACGTGCGATCCAAACGACTTCACATTGAAGAATGGATACAATCTTCGGCCAGCGATGTATAACAGACACACTGAGCTGCTGATTGCCATCACATACTACAACGAAGACAAGACTCTGACGTCGCGTACCCTCCACGGTGTCATGCAGAACATCCGCGACATTGTCAACATCAAAAAGTCCGAATTCTGGAACAAGGGTGGTCCTGCCTGGCAGAAGATTGTGGTGTGCTTAGTCTTCGATGGTATCGATCCATGCGACAAGGGCACCCTGGACGTGCTCGCAACAATCGGTATTTATCAAGATGGTATCATGAAGAAGGACATTGACGGCAAAGAGACCGTGGCACACATCTTCGAGTACACCACGCAATTGTCCGTGACTGCTAACCAGCAGCTCATTCGGCCACTTGATGATGGTCCGTCAACTTTGCCTCCTGTGCAGATGATGTTCTgtctgaagcagaagaacagcaagaagatcaactCGCACAGATGGCTCTTCACCGCTTTTGGCCGAATCTTGAACCCAGAAGTCTGTATTTTGCTCGACGCTGGTACCAAGCCCGGCCACAAGGCGCTTCTCGCACTCTGGGAGGCATTCTACAACGACAAAGACCTTGGAGGAGCTTGCGGTGAAATTCACGCTCTGCTCGGTAAGGGATGGAGAAACTTGCTCAACCCGCTCGTGGCCATCCAAAACTTTGAGTACAAGATCTCGAACATCCTGGACAAGCCTCTGGAGTCGTCCTTCGGATACGTGTCTGTGTTGCCAGGTGCCTTCTCTGCATACCGATTCCGCGCCATCATGGGCAGACCACTCGAGCAGTACTTTCACGGAGATCACACCCTCTCCAAGCAGCTTGGACCAAAGGGTATCGAAGGCATGAACATTTTCAAGAAGAACATGTTTTTGGCTGAGGATCGTATCCTCTGTTTCGAATTGGTCGCCAAGGCAGGAAGCAAATGGCATTTGACCTACGTCAAGGCATCCAAGGGTGAGACGGATGTGCCAGAAGGTGCACCAGAGTTCATTGGACAGCGTCGACGATGGCTCAACGGTTCCTTTGCCGCCACGCTCTATTCCCTCATGCACTTCGGCCGGATGTATCGCTCTGGACACAACATCTTGCGCatgttcttcttccacaTCCAGCTGCTCTACAACATTGCTACAGTCACTCTCACCTGGTTCTCCTTGG CTTCATACTATTTGACCACTGCTGTTATCATCGACCTAGTCGGAACTCCTGGTTCTTCAAACGACCAACGAGCCTTCCCATTCGGCAACACTGTCACGCCCATCCTGAACACTTGCGTCAAATACATCTACCTGGCATTCCTCCTGTTGCAATTCATCCTTGCGCTTGGTAACAGGCCGAAGGGTAGCAGGTGGACATATATTGTCTCCTTCTCTGTGTACGCGATCATCCAGTTCTACATCATCGTGGATTCTTTCTATCTGGTTTACCATGCTTTCGGATCTGGCACTGGATTTGTCACGGACCAAGGCGCTGATGATTTCATCAAATCATTCGTCTCCTCGACAGGTGCCGGTATCATCATTATCGCCCTGGCAGCAACCTTTGGTCTGTACTTCGTGGCATCGTTCTTGTACCTGGACCCATGGCACATGTTTACCTCGTTCATTCAATACCTCCTCATGATGACGAGCTATATCAACATTCTCATGGTCTACGCGTTCTCCAACTGGCACGATGTCTCTTGGGGTACCAAGGGATCCGACAAGGCGGATGCCCTGCCTTCGGCTACGACACAAAAAGGCGCGGACGGCAAGGCCACGGTCATCGAGGAACCCGACTTGGCCCAGGCAGATATCGACAGTCAATTCGAGCAAACGGTCAAACGCGCGCTGACGCCGTACATCGCCCCCAAGGAAGATACCAAGAAGACACTCGAGGATTCGTACAAGTCTTTCCGTACTCGTCTGGTGACTTTCTGGATCTTCTCGAACGCATTACTCGCCGTCGCTATCACCTCGGACAACTTTGACAAGTTCGGCTTCACTTCTGGTGCAAATGACCGAACAGCCAACTTCTTCCGAGCGTTGCTGTGGGCCACTGCAGCACTGTCGTTTATCCGCTTCTTGGGTTGTGTGTACTTCCTGTTTAAGAGCGGGTTGCTCTCGTGCTGCGCAAGACGATAG
- a CDS encoding uncharacterized protein (BUSCO:EOG09263IQ5), whose amino-acid sequence MAFTILAPTPAAAPQRPTSNYLDTDEMHDDESDSQEELNDQDPDSMQIDSLPSGHTNASRQLITPGQIITSDPQWMRGHGTFASPTDDLSSIRSTLAGTIQKTNKLLSVVPLRARYTPEIGDLVIGRIVEVQSRRWKVDVAAPMLASLQLSSINLPGGTLRRRTGYDELNIRSFFGEGELLVAEVQSLFQDGSAALHTRSLKYGKLRNGYFMAVSGVGGGSGVVRSKRQIFTLQTRGKGGEVDVILGVNGYVWISKHVEVGESGDTMPGINKIEETISIGMYSSQNDEIGNETRKQIARVAGCIRALVEGSVKVAEETVRRAYEASLELDDLEGEEEYLGGERGRLIAEMALAGDAS is encoded by the coding sequence ATGGCGTTCACAATCCTCGCGCCCacgcctgctgcagcacctcAGCGACCAACCTCAAACTACCTCGACACCGACGAAATGCACGACGACGAAAGCGACTCCCAAGAAGAACTCAACGATCAAGACCCCGACAGCATGCAAATCGACTCTCTGCCCTCCGGCCACACCAACGCCTCTCGCCAACTCATCACCCCAGGCCAAATCATCACCTCCGACCCACAATGGATGCGCGGCCACGGAACCTTCGCCTCCCCCACCGACGACCTCTCCTCCATCCGCTCCACTCTCGCCGGCACAATTCAAAAAACCAACAAACTCCTCTCCGTCGTCCCCCTCCGCGCACGCTATACACCCGAAATAGGCGATTTGGTTATTGGTCGAATCGTCGAAGTTCAATCGCGAAGATGGAAAGTCGATGTTGCGGCTCCGATGTTGGCGAGTTTGCAGTTGAGTAGTATAAATCTACCTGGTGGAACATTGAGACGACGGACGGGGTATGATGAGTTGAATATTCGGTCGTTCTTTGGGGAAGGGGAATTATTGGTTGCGGAGGTGCAGAGTTTGTTTCAGGATGGGAGTGCAGCTTTGCATACACGGTCGTTGAAGTATGGGAAGTTGAGGAATGGGTATTTCATGGCTGTGTCGGGGGTTGGTGGTGGGAGTGGGGTTGTGAGGTCTAAGAGGCAGATTTTTACGTTACAGACGAGAGGGAAGGGAGGAGAGGTGGATGTTATTTTGGGGGTGAATGGGTATGTGTGGATCAGCAAGCATGTGGAAGTTGGAGAGTCGGGGGATACGATGCCGGGGATTAATAAGATCGAGGAGACGATAAGCATTGGGATGTATTCCAGCCAAAACGACGAAATTGGGAATGAGACGAGAAAGCAGATTGCGAGGGTTGCGGGGTGTATACGCGCGCTCGTAGAGGGAAGTGTGAAAGTTGCGGAAGAGACTGTGAGGAGGGCGTACGAGGCGAGTCTGGAACTGGACGACTTGGAAGGGGAAGAGGAGTACCTGGGCGGTGAGAGAGGACGACTAATCGCCGAGATGGCGTTGGCGGGAGACGCTTCTTGA